One segment of Castanea sativa cultivar Marrone di Chiusa Pesio chromosome 3, ASM4071231v1 DNA contains the following:
- the LOC142629267 gene encoding uncharacterized protein LOC142629267 — protein MDKSWMPMAKTPDGRLSSQYIEGVNTFIKFARSVVDLSGNILCPCIHCVNCYRQSLQIVRIHLLHRGIMQSYVNWYNHGEPRVLNENIHDNEMSDDDHMDDIDALVGDRIRGDPRNATKDEEVHHFDKLEEDAKRELYPGCTDYSILKFVIEMLHVKVMTNLSNKGLDMMLELLTKVLPKDNLVPRSNYEAKKILRDLGMSYEHIDACKNDCALFWKENENLDKCPVCETPRYKDTHAQGKKSPHKVLRYFPLTPRLRRLYMLGQRAKDMRWYIDKRVDDGIMRHPADSEEWKEFDLQHLDFALKPRNVRLGLATDGFNPFGNMNNNYSMWPVILIPYNLPPWLVMNEPYFILSLLILGPHQPGNEIDTYLKPLVDELKELWEEGVETYDAYSKEHFQMRATFVVDNT, from the coding sequence atggataaaagttggatgcCAATGGCTAAGACACCTGATGGCAGATTAAGTAGTCAATATATtgaaggggtcaatacatttatTAAATTTGCAAGATCAGTTGTGGACTTGAGTGGTAATATTCTGTGCCCGTGTATTCACTGTGTGAATTGCTATCGACAATCTCTTCAAATTGTGCGTATCCATTTGCTTCATCGTGGGATTATGCAATCTTACGTTAATTGGTATAATCATGGAGAACCTCGTGTATTGAACGAGAACATTCATGATAATGAAATGTCGGATGATGATCATATGGATGATATCGATGCCTTGGTAGGTGACCGAATTAGAGGGGATCCAAGAAATGCAACCAAAGATGAGGAGGTGCATCATTTTGacaaacttgaggaagatgcaaAGCGCGAGTTGTATCCGGGTTGCACTGATTATAGTATCTTGAAGtttgttattgagatgttacatgtaaaggtaatgacTAACTTGAGTAATAAGGGACTTGATATGATGCTAGAATTGCTAACAAAGGTTTTACCAAAAGATAACTTGGTTCCAAGGTCAAATTATGAAGCAAAGAAGATATTACGTGACTTGGGCATGTCATATGAGCATATAGATGCATGCAAAAATGATTGTGCactattttggaaggaaaatgaaaatcttGATAAATGTCCGGTGTGTGAGACGCCTAGGTACAAGGATACACATGCCCAAGGTAAAAAGAGTCCTCATAAGGTATTGCGTTACTTCCCGTTGACACCGAGATTAAGGAGATTGTACATGTTAGGCCAAAGAGCTAAGGACATGAGATGGTATATAGACAAACGAGTGGATGATGGGATAATGAGGCATCCGGCTGATAGTGAGGAGTGGAAGGAGTTTGATTTACAACATCTTGATTTTGCCCTCAAACCTCGCAATGTAAGGTTGGGGTTGGCTACTGATGGATTTAACCCTTTTGGGAATATGAACAACAACTATAGTATGTGGCCTGTCATACTTATCCCCTATAACCTACCGCCTTGGCTGGTTATGAATGAGCCATATTTTATATTGTCCTTGCTTATTCTTGGTCCCCATCAACCAGGAAATGAGATTGATACTTACTTGAAACCATTGGTTGACGAGTTGAAGGAGTTATGGGAAGAAGGTGTAGAAACTTATGATGC